One Falco peregrinus isolate bFalPer1 chromosome 6, bFalPer1.pri, whole genome shotgun sequence DNA segment encodes these proteins:
- the ING3 gene encoding inhibitor of growth protein 3 isoform X1: MLYLEDYLEMIEQLPMDLRDRFTEMREMDLQVQNAMDQLEQRVNEFFMNAKKNKPEWREEQMTSIKKDYYKALEDADEKVQLANQIYDLVDRHLRKLDQELAKFKMELEADNAGITEILERRSLELDTPSQPVNNHHAHSHTPVEKRRNNPSSHHGATDHAPEKKFKSEALLSTLTSDASKENTPGCRNSNSSSSSNNAYNTNSSQPLASYNLGSLSSGSGAGAITMAAAQAVQATAQMKEGRRTSSLKASYEAFKNNDFQLGREFSLSRDSTGYSSSALASTLTQTLSSSTTDSRSGRKSKNNNKSSSQQSSSSSSSSSLSSCSSSSALAQELSQQTAVIPETDSNSQVDWTYDPNEPRYCICNQVSYGEMVGCDNQDCPIEWFHYGCVGLTEAPKGKWFCPQCTAAMKRRGSRHK; the protein is encoded by the exons ATGCTGTATCTGGAGGACTATCTGGAGA TGATCGAGCAGCTTCCCATGGATCTGCGCGACAGGTTCACCGAGATGCGCGAGATGGACCTGCAGGTGCAGA ATGCAATGGATCAGCTTGAGCAGAGGGTAAATGAATTTTTTatgaatgcaaagaaaaacaaacctgaatGGAGAGAAGAACAAATGACATCAATCAAAAAA GATTATTACAAGGCTTTGGAAGACGCAGATGAAAAAGTGCAATTGGCTAATCAAATATATGATTTG GTAGACCGTCATTTGAGAAAATTGGACCAGGAACTTGCTAAATTTAAAATGGAACTTGAAGCAGATAATGCTGGAATTACAGAAATATTAGAGAGAC GGTCTCTGGAGCTGGATACACCATCACAGCCTGTGAATAACCATCACGCCCATTCTCACACTCCAGTAGAGA aaAGGAGAAACAATCCATCTTCGCACCATGGTGCAACAGATCACGCTCctgaaaagaagtttaaatCTGAAGCTCTTCTATCTACCCTGACTTCAGATGCTTCTAAAGAAAATACACCAG GGTGTCGAAACAGTAATTCATCATCCTCTTCAAACAATGCATACAATACAAACTCTTCTCAACCATTGGCATCATATAACCTGGGCTCATTATCTTCAGGATCTGGGGCTGGTGCAATTACCATGGCAGCAGCTCAAGCAGTGCAAGCCACAGCACAG ATGAAGGAAGGAAGACGAACATCCAGTCTAAAAGCCAGCTATGAAGCATTTAAGAACAACGATTTTCAGCTTGGAAGAGAATTTTCATTATCCAGAGATTCAACTGGATATTCATCATCAGCTCTGGCATCTACATTAACACAGACATTAAGTTCATCAACCACAGATTCACGAAGTGGCAGAAAAAGCAA aaacaacaacaaatcttCAAGTCAGCAGTCctcatcatcttcctcttcttcctctctatCATCGTGTTCTTCTTCATCTGCACTGGCACAAGAACTCTCTCAGCAAACAGCAGTAATACCAGAGACCGATTCTAATAGCCAGGTTGACTGGACTTATGATCCAAATGAGCCACGTTACTGCATTTGTAATCAG GTGTCCTATGGTGAAATGGTAGGCTGTGATAACCAAGAT TGCCCTATTGAATGGTTCCACTATGGATGTGTTGGACTGACAGAAGCACCGAAAGGGAAATGGTTCTGTCCACAGTGTACGGCTGCAATGAAGAGAAGAGGCAGTAGACATAAATAA
- the ING3 gene encoding inhibitor of growth protein 3 isoform X2: MLYLEDYLEMIEQLPMDLRDRFTEMREMDLQVQNAMDQLEQRVNEFFMNAKKNKPEWREEQMTSIKKDYYKALEDADEKVQLANQIYDLVDRHLRKLDQELAKFKMELEADNAGITEILERRSLELDTPSQPVNNHHAHSHTPVEKRRNNPSSHHGATDHAPEKKFKSEALLSTLTSDASKENTPGSGAGAITMAAAQAVQATAQMKEGRRTSSLKASYEAFKNNDFQLGREFSLSRDSTGYSSSALASTLTQTLSSSTTDSRSGRKSKNNNKSSSQQSSSSSSSSSLSSCSSSSALAQELSQQTAVIPETDSNSQVDWTYDPNEPRYCICNQVSYGEMVGCDNQDCPIEWFHYGCVGLTEAPKGKWFCPQCTAAMKRRGSRHK; encoded by the exons ATGCTGTATCTGGAGGACTATCTGGAGA TGATCGAGCAGCTTCCCATGGATCTGCGCGACAGGTTCACCGAGATGCGCGAGATGGACCTGCAGGTGCAGA ATGCAATGGATCAGCTTGAGCAGAGGGTAAATGAATTTTTTatgaatgcaaagaaaaacaaacctgaatGGAGAGAAGAACAAATGACATCAATCAAAAAA GATTATTACAAGGCTTTGGAAGACGCAGATGAAAAAGTGCAATTGGCTAATCAAATATATGATTTG GTAGACCGTCATTTGAGAAAATTGGACCAGGAACTTGCTAAATTTAAAATGGAACTTGAAGCAGATAATGCTGGAATTACAGAAATATTAGAGAGAC GGTCTCTGGAGCTGGATACACCATCACAGCCTGTGAATAACCATCACGCCCATTCTCACACTCCAGTAGAGA aaAGGAGAAACAATCCATCTTCGCACCATGGTGCAACAGATCACGCTCctgaaaagaagtttaaatCTGAAGCTCTTCTATCTACCCTGACTTCAGATGCTTCTAAAGAAAATACACCAG GATCTGGGGCTGGTGCAATTACCATGGCAGCAGCTCAAGCAGTGCAAGCCACAGCACAG ATGAAGGAAGGAAGACGAACATCCAGTCTAAAAGCCAGCTATGAAGCATTTAAGAACAACGATTTTCAGCTTGGAAGAGAATTTTCATTATCCAGAGATTCAACTGGATATTCATCATCAGCTCTGGCATCTACATTAACACAGACATTAAGTTCATCAACCACAGATTCACGAAGTGGCAGAAAAAGCAA aaacaacaacaaatcttCAAGTCAGCAGTCctcatcatcttcctcttcttcctctctatCATCGTGTTCTTCTTCATCTGCACTGGCACAAGAACTCTCTCAGCAAACAGCAGTAATACCAGAGACCGATTCTAATAGCCAGGTTGACTGGACTTATGATCCAAATGAGCCACGTTACTGCATTTGTAATCAG GTGTCCTATGGTGAAATGGTAGGCTGTGATAACCAAGAT TGCCCTATTGAATGGTTCCACTATGGATGTGTTGGACTGACAGAAGCACCGAAAGGGAAATGGTTCTGTCCACAGTGTACGGCTGCAATGAAGAGAAGAGGCAGTAGACATAAATAA
- the ING3 gene encoding inhibitor of growth protein 3 isoform X3 — protein MDQLEQRVNEFFMNAKKNKPEWREEQMTSIKKDYYKALEDADEKVQLANQIYDLVDRHLRKLDQELAKFKMELEADNAGITEILERRSLELDTPSQPVNNHHAHSHTPVEKRRNNPSSHHGATDHAPEKKFKSEALLSTLTSDASKENTPGCRNSNSSSSSNNAYNTNSSQPLASYNLGSLSSGSGAGAITMAAAQAVQATAQMKEGRRTSSLKASYEAFKNNDFQLGREFSLSRDSTGYSSSALASTLTQTLSSSTTDSRSGRKSKNNNKSSSQQSSSSSSSSSLSSCSSSSALAQELSQQTAVIPETDSNSQVDWTYDPNEPRYCICNQVSYGEMVGCDNQDCPIEWFHYGCVGLTEAPKGKWFCPQCTAAMKRRGSRHK, from the exons ATGGATCAGCTTGAGCAGAGGGTAAATGAATTTTTTatgaatgcaaagaaaaacaaacctgaatGGAGAGAAGAACAAATGACATCAATCAAAAAA GATTATTACAAGGCTTTGGAAGACGCAGATGAAAAAGTGCAATTGGCTAATCAAATATATGATTTG GTAGACCGTCATTTGAGAAAATTGGACCAGGAACTTGCTAAATTTAAAATGGAACTTGAAGCAGATAATGCTGGAATTACAGAAATATTAGAGAGAC GGTCTCTGGAGCTGGATACACCATCACAGCCTGTGAATAACCATCACGCCCATTCTCACACTCCAGTAGAGA aaAGGAGAAACAATCCATCTTCGCACCATGGTGCAACAGATCACGCTCctgaaaagaagtttaaatCTGAAGCTCTTCTATCTACCCTGACTTCAGATGCTTCTAAAGAAAATACACCAG GGTGTCGAAACAGTAATTCATCATCCTCTTCAAACAATGCATACAATACAAACTCTTCTCAACCATTGGCATCATATAACCTGGGCTCATTATCTTCAGGATCTGGGGCTGGTGCAATTACCATGGCAGCAGCTCAAGCAGTGCAAGCCACAGCACAG ATGAAGGAAGGAAGACGAACATCCAGTCTAAAAGCCAGCTATGAAGCATTTAAGAACAACGATTTTCAGCTTGGAAGAGAATTTTCATTATCCAGAGATTCAACTGGATATTCATCATCAGCTCTGGCATCTACATTAACACAGACATTAAGTTCATCAACCACAGATTCACGAAGTGGCAGAAAAAGCAA aaacaacaacaaatcttCAAGTCAGCAGTCctcatcatcttcctcttcttcctctctatCATCGTGTTCTTCTTCATCTGCACTGGCACAAGAACTCTCTCAGCAAACAGCAGTAATACCAGAGACCGATTCTAATAGCCAGGTTGACTGGACTTATGATCCAAATGAGCCACGTTACTGCATTTGTAATCAG GTGTCCTATGGTGAAATGGTAGGCTGTGATAACCAAGAT TGCCCTATTGAATGGTTCCACTATGGATGTGTTGGACTGACAGAAGCACCGAAAGGGAAATGGTTCTGTCCACAGTGTACGGCTGCAATGAAGAGAAGAGGCAGTAGACATAAATAA